In Shewanella sp. VB17, a single genomic region encodes these proteins:
- a CDS encoding FAD-binding oxidoreductase — protein sequence MIGVPHVASYYAASANNTVEREPLADHISSDVCVIGAGYTGLSTALHLAELGLSVTVLEAARIGWGASGRNGGQIVNSFSRDIDAIEKVVGKERGKMFGEMAFEGARIIKDVIHKYHIQCDLKHGGLFAALNSKQMQHLTAQKKLWEKHGHVDQLELLDGNDIRLCVNSERYIGGLLDKSGGHIHPLNLALGEAAAVESLGGKIFENSAAIRIEQGANPLIVTAKGSVKAKFVVIAGNAYLNNIMPELQAKSMPCGTQVLTTEPLSDDLANHLLPQDHCVEDCNYLLDYFRLSADKRLIYGGGVVYGGRDPANIEAIIRPKMLATFPQLTGVKIDFAWTGNFLLTLSRLPQVGRIGGNIYYSQGCSGHGVTYTHLAGKILAEAIHGQATRFDAFSHLPHYPFPGGHMLKVPFSAIGAWYYTMRDKLGG from the coding sequence ATGATTGGTGTACCTCATGTAGCTTCTTATTATGCTGCATCGGCAAATAATACAGTAGAGAGGGAGCCACTGGCTGATCATATATCATCTGATGTGTGCGTGATTGGCGCGGGTTATACAGGGTTGTCGACGGCGCTACATCTTGCTGAGTTGGGGCTAAGTGTGACGGTATTGGAAGCTGCTCGAATAGGTTGGGGCGCTTCAGGTCGTAATGGTGGCCAAATCGTTAACAGTTTTAGCCGCGATATCGATGCCATTGAAAAAGTGGTTGGTAAAGAGAGGGGAAAGATGTTCGGTGAAATGGCGTTTGAAGGTGCTCGCATTATTAAGGACGTAATCCACAAATACCATATTCAATGTGATTTAAAGCATGGAGGCCTATTTGCAGCGCTTAATTCTAAGCAGATGCAGCACCTGACAGCACAAAAAAAACTGTGGGAAAAACATGGGCATGTTGATCAGCTCGAACTGCTTGACGGCAACGATATCCGCTTATGTGTTAATTCAGAGCGCTATATTGGTGGTTTACTCGATAAGAGTGGTGGTCATATTCACCCATTGAACCTGGCGTTAGGGGAAGCTGCTGCAGTTGAATCACTAGGAGGTAAAATCTTTGAAAATTCCGCTGCCATTAGGATTGAACAAGGAGCGAATCCACTTATCGTTACCGCTAAAGGCTCTGTTAAAGCCAAGTTTGTTGTGATTGCTGGTAACGCCTATCTCAATAATATTATGCCTGAGTTGCAGGCTAAGTCGATGCCTTGTGGGACGCAGGTATTAACTACGGAGCCATTAAGTGATGACTTAGCGAATCATTTATTACCACAAGATCACTGTGTTGAAGATTGTAATTACCTGCTTGATTATTTTCGATTGTCGGCTGACAAGCGTCTTATATATGGAGGAGGAGTCGTATATGGTGGCCGTGATCCTGCCAATATTGAGGCGATTATTCGTCCTAAGATGTTAGCCACATTCCCACAATTAACAGGAGTTAAAATTGACTTTGCTTGGACTGGAAATTTTCTACTGACCTTGTCTCGCTTACCTCAAGTGGGGCGCATCGGTGGAAATATTTATTATTCTCAAGGCTGCAGTGGGCACGGTGTGACCTACACTCATTTAGCCGGGAAAATTTTGGCTGAAGCAATACATGGACAAGCGACCCGTTTTGATGCTTTTTCACATTTACCACATTATCCATTTCCTGG
- a CDS encoding ABC transporter permease subunit has product MSRKLKHFSFSTIILWLGMVFLYAPMFVLVIYSFNESKLVTVWGGVSAKWYGELFKDEQILDAVWISLRVAFFASTMAVLLGTMAALVMTRFKRSRSKMTLANMITVPLVMPEIITGLSLLLLFVQMGDMFGWPAERGMLTLWVAHSTFCAAYVAVIVSARLRELDLSIEEAAQDLGATPLTTFCYITVPMIMPSVAAGWLLSFSLSLDDLVIASFASGPEATTLPMVVFSSVRMGVSPKINALATLIILTVSLIAFISWYMARRGALKTKYPVN; this is encoded by the coding sequence ATGAGTCGCAAATTAAAGCATTTTAGTTTTTCGACGATAATACTTTGGTTAGGCATGGTTTTTCTTTATGCCCCGATGTTTGTTTTAGTGATTTATTCGTTTAATGAATCTAAATTAGTGACGGTTTGGGGCGGCGTGTCAGCCAAATGGTATGGAGAGCTTTTTAAAGATGAGCAGATCCTTGATGCGGTATGGATCAGTTTACGAGTCGCATTCTTTGCCTCTACCATGGCGGTGCTGTTAGGTACGATGGCGGCTTTAGTGATGACACGGTTCAAGCGATCGCGAAGTAAAATGACCTTGGCTAACATGATCACGGTACCATTAGTGATGCCTGAGATTATCACTGGATTGTCTCTCTTACTTTTATTTGTACAAATGGGGGATATGTTTGGTTGGCCAGCTGAGCGGGGTATGTTAACGCTATGGGTAGCACATTCAACTTTTTGTGCGGCTTATGTGGCCGTTATTGTATCTGCTCGCTTACGTGAACTTGATCTGTCTATTGAAGAAGCGGCTCAAGATTTAGGTGCTACACCATTGACGACGTTCTGTTACATCACTGTGCCGATGATTATGCCTTCAGTCGCGGCAGGATGGTTATTATCCTTTAGTCTCTCACTTGATGACTTAGTTATTGCCAGTTTTGCATCTGGGCCAGAGGCAACGACGTTGCCAATGGTGGTGTTTTCTTCTGTCCGCATGGGGGTATCACCTAAGATTAATGCGTTGGCGACACTGATCATTTTGACCGTCTCTTTGATCGCATTTATTTCATGGTATATGGCTCGTCGTGGTGCATTAAAAACCAAATATCCAGTCAACTAA
- a CDS encoding ABC transporter permease subunit, with amino-acid sequence MKKRFISVLPTGQFWTMAVPYFWLLLFFALPFTVILKLSLSTAMLSIPPYESLFSYADDSLQLLLNLGNYWLIFDDPLYMHAYLGSLKMASITTLACLIIGYPMAYAIARAPKDKQILLILLVMLPSWTSFLIRVYAWMGILSNNGVVNNFLLWLGVISEPIQMLNTNFAVYIGIIYTYLPFMVLPLYATLSQLDVSLLEAASDLGSRSFNTFWKITLPLSTGGIIAGAMLVFIPVVGEFVIPEMLGGPDSLMIGKVLWQEFFNNRDWPVASALAMVMLVLLIIPITLFHRYQWKSMDQGT; translated from the coding sequence ATGAAAAAGCGATTTATATCTGTATTGCCTACAGGGCAATTTTGGACGATGGCAGTGCCTTATTTTTGGTTACTGTTATTTTTTGCGTTGCCTTTTACTGTGATATTAAAGCTCAGTTTATCAACTGCAATGCTCTCTATTCCACCTTATGAATCTTTGTTCAGTTATGCCGATGACTCCCTACAACTCTTGTTGAACTTAGGTAATTATTGGCTTATTTTCGATGATCCTTTGTATATGCATGCCTACCTTGGCTCATTAAAAATGGCCAGTATTACCACGCTAGCTTGCCTTATTATTGGGTACCCTATGGCCTATGCAATAGCCAGAGCGCCAAAAGATAAGCAAATTTTATTAATTTTACTGGTCATGTTGCCTTCGTGGACTTCATTTCTTATTCGAGTATATGCTTGGATGGGAATACTAAGTAACAATGGGGTGGTTAACAATTTCTTGTTGTGGCTGGGGGTTATCTCTGAGCCTATCCAGATGCTAAATACTAATTTTGCCGTCTATATTGGGATCATTTACACCTATCTTCCTTTTATGGTTTTACCACTTTATGCGACTTTATCTCAACTTGATGTCAGTTTATTGGAGGCAGCATCTGACTTAGGTTCTCGCTCGTTCAATACGTTTTGGAAAATCACATTGCCTTTATCTACTGGTGGAATAATTGCAGGAGCCATGTTGGTTTTTATTCCTGTTGTGGGTGAGTTTGTTATTCCTGAAATGCTGGGTGGTCCTGATTCGCTGATGATAGGTAAAGTCTTGTGGCAGGAGTTCTTTAATAATCGTGACTGGCCTGTTGCATCTGCATTGGCAATGGTGATGCTGGTGCTGTTAATTATTCCTATTACCTTGTTTCACCGTTATCAATGGAAAAGTATGGATCAAGGCACATGA